In the Colletotrichum lupini chromosome 1, complete sequence genome, one interval contains:
- a CDS encoding WLM domain-containing protein: MAEAHSCESDYDDSADEAITITLTHRNTPHTFKFPPDGTITHLSEDVEDTLLIPASNQKFIVPKLGLLKPPFKDPDMSLVDLQNKKIMLMGVEAKEVASLQAASEFAAKRNAARSAARRQNRPSRRRDQGRAQADSTYTFLSVRPLAGLPRPERSLALLEKLKEDPGIRASMRKHKFSVGLLTEMEPLSNTQSNHEGTTRLLGLNRNNGEAIELRLRTDAHDGYRDYKTIRKTLCHELAHNVHSDHDRNFWDLCHQIEREVDAADWKHGGHTVGEGSSYCAPGQDEEEDVEDHGGWEGGDFVVGGSGGGNAGLSRREILAKAAEERAKKMNMERRDGGKPDSGPSS; this comes from the coding sequence ATGGCCGAAGCACACTCTTGCGAGTCCGACTACGACGACTCCGCCGATGAAGCCATCACCATAACGCTCACCCACCGCAACACACCACACACCTTTAAATTCCCTCCGGATGGAACAATTACCCACCTCTCCGAAGATGTCGAAGACACCCTCTTGATCCCCGCCTCAAATCAAAAGTTCATCGTTCCTAAGCTCGGCCTCCTCAAACCCCCCTTCAAAGACCCCGACATGTCCCTCGTCGACCTACAAAACAAAAAGATCATGCTCATGGGCGTCGAGGCCAAGGAGGTCGCCTCCCTCCAAGCCGCGTCCGAGTTCGCCGCGAAACGAAACGCTGCCCGCAGCGCCGCCCGCAGACAGAATCGGCCCTCGAGGAGGCGAGACCAGGGCCGCGCACAGGCGGACAGCACCTATACTTTCCTCTCCGTCCGGCCGCTAGCAGGCCTCCCGCGTCCAGAGAGATCTCTGGCGCTTCTCGAGAAGCTGAAAGAGGATCCGGGCATCCGCGCCTCCATGCGCAAGCACAAGTTCAGCGTCGGCCTCTTGACGGAGATGGAGCCCCTGTCCAACACGCAGTCCAACCACGAGGGGACGACTCGACTCCTCGGCCTGAACCGCAATAATGGAGAAGCGATCGAATTGCGGCTGAGGACGGATGCGCACGACGGCTACAGAGATTACAAGACCATTCGTAAGACGTTGTGCCATGAGCTGGCGCATAACGTACACAGCGACCATGACCGCAACTTTTGGGACTTGTGCCATCAGATCGAGCGCGAAGTCGACGCGGCGGACTGGAAACATGGCGGACACACGGTCGGAGAGGGGTCTTCGTACTGTGCGCCGGGAcaagacgaggaagaggacgtCGAGGACCACGGTGGTTGGGAAGGCGGTGATTTCGTCGTGGGAGGAAGCGGTGGTGGCAACGCTGGCTTGAGCCGACGAGAGATCCTGGCCAAGGCTGCAGAGGAAAGAGCTAAGAAAATGAACATGGAGAGGAGGGACGGAGGAAAGCCTGACTCTGGCCCGTCGTCGTAG
- a CDS encoding ER lumen protein retaining receptor, producing the protein MLNLFRIAGDLSHLASIGILLHKMVQLNSCSGISFKSQALYFLVYITRYLDLFTTSSLWNLVFKILFISSQGYIVYLMTTAYKPTNDPNQDTFRVQYLLGGAAALAIIFPYSYTFWEISWTFSIWLEAVAILPQLFMLQRTGEAETITTHYLFALGIYRALYIPNWIYRYFTEVNHKVDWIAITAGIIQTILYSDFFWIYYTKVMKGKKFKLPV; encoded by the exons ATGCTCAATCTCTTCCGCATTGCCG GGGACTTGTCCCATCTTGCCAGTATCGGCATTCTCCTCCACAAGATGGTGCAGCTGAAC AGCTGTTCTGGTATTTCGTTCAAGTCGCAAGCCCTTTACTTCCTGGTCTACATCACCAGGTACCTTG ACTTGTTTACGACCTCTAGTCTATGGAACCTCGTTTTCAAGATCCTCTTTATCTCTTCCCAAGGGTACATCGTTTACCTGATGACGACCGCCTACAAGCCAACCAACGACCCCAACCAGGATACCTTCCGCGTCCAGTACCTGCTCGGCGGAGCTGCCGCCCTGGCCATCATCTTCCCCTACTCGTACACCTTCTGGGAGATCTCCTGGACCTTCTCTATCTGGCTCGAGGCCGTTGCCATCTTGCCTCAGCTCTTCATGCTTCAGCGCACTGGCGAGGCCGAGACCATCACCACCCACTACCTCTTCGCCCTCGGCATCTACCGTGCCCTGTATATCCCCAACTGGATCTACCGTTACTTCACTGAAGTGAACCACAAGGTCGACTGGATCGCCATTACCGCCGGTATCATCCAGACTATCCTTTACAGTGACTTCTTCTGGATCTACTACACCAAGGTGATGAAGGGCAAGAAGTTCAAGCTGCCCGTTTAA